The following proteins come from a genomic window of Miscanthus floridulus cultivar M001 chromosome 2, ASM1932011v1, whole genome shotgun sequence:
- the LOC136539555 gene encoding uncharacterized protein: MANDGSSPRARGGGTGNRRCCGGTLITRVDLLVFLLAAALCSASYCLGIWHNSRGAADSRVLLGPSAAGATYCGDDADGPPLDFETHHAAEDAGRSVSSTAAAKTTSTRRALRGAADGSTVRRGVAWAEAGGRSLRFTDAVAVQA; this comes from the coding sequence ATGGCGAACGACGGATCGTCGCCGAGAGCGCGCGGCGGCGGCACCGGCAACAGGAGGTGCTGCGGCGGCACCCTCATCACGCGCGTGGACCTCCTGGTCTTCCTCCTCGCCGCGGCGCTCTGCTCCGCGTCCTACTGCCTGGGGATATGGCACAACAGCCGCGGCGCCGCGGACAGCAGGGTCCTGCTGGGGCCgagcgccgccggcgccacgTACTGCGGGGACGACGCCGACGGGCCGCCGCTCGACTTCGAGACGCACCacgccgccgaggacgccgggCGCTCCGTGTCGTCTACGGCGGCGGCGAAGACGACGAGCACGCGGCGGGCGTTGCGCGGCGCCGCGGACGGCAGCACGGTGCGCCGCGGCGTGGCCTGGGCGGAAGCCGGCGGCCGCAGCCTCCGGTTCACGGACGCCGTCGCCGTCCAAGCGTAG